From Nerophis ophidion isolate RoL-2023_Sa linkage group LG15, RoL_Noph_v1.0, whole genome shotgun sequence, one genomic window encodes:
- the LOC133569795 gene encoding uncharacterized protein LOC133569795, giving the protein MLQQTVQEHSGNSLINDSPMQKTLTPLKAKPAKYTTPEKVVKLSFPEYVLHTDTELEQVRKQYFELSKTGLESTCHMSKELRCRLIRNTMTSMMAILRARGDEGSDRYPSKPEITAMAKRIVQYYPMLQDKGLKNTWVTVFTQLYKRLQNVRSPQKRKKDGSHSKSSTKRRHLEHPDDTDEIDSNDSTVILDLSTEGSSSSDPSNRERANKPADSASPDAASQATLAKHYKALQALFKRKNPNYQDVSHLLDLEFAARRLFIDSDTIREEDRPENILEAYPCFKDIGHVSHY; this is encoded by the exons ATGTTGCAGCAAACTGTCCAAGAACACTCTGGAAATTCCTTGATTAATGATTCACCAATGCAAAAAACATTGACTCCTTTAAAAGCAAAGCCTGCAAAGTACACAACCCCTGAAAAAGTTGTGAAGTTATCATTCCCGGAATATGTGTTGCACACCGACACTGAACTTGAGCAAGTCCGAAAACAGTACTTCGAGTTGTCTAAAACGGGCTTAGAAAGCACCTGCCATATGTCAAAGGAACTCAGATGCAGACTCATCCGAAACACCATGACCAGTATGATGGCAATTCTGAGGGCAAGAGGGGATGAAGGATCAGACAGATACCCATCAAAACCAGAAATTACAGCAATGGCAAAAAGAATAGTACAATATTACCCAATGCTGCAGGATAAAGGCCTGAAGAATACATGG GTCACTGTGTTTACACAGCTGTACAAACGACTGCAAAATGTGAGATCTCCCCAAAAACGCAAAAAAGATGGGAGTCATTCAAAGAG CTCTACAAAGAGGCGTCATCTCGAACACCCAGATGACACTGATGAAATTGATTCAAACGACTCAACAGTGATTCTGGATCTCTCCACGGAGGGTAGTAGCAGTTCAGACCCCAGCAATAGAGAAAGAG CTAACAAGCCTGCTGATAGTGCCAGTCCAGATGCGGCCAGTCAAGCAACCTTGGCCAAGCACTACAAGGCCCTACAGGCtttgtttaaaagaaaaaatccaAACTACCAGGATGTTTCTCATCTTCTGGATTTGGAATTTGCAGCCAGAAGATTATTCATTGACTCGGATACCATTCGTGAGGAGGACAGACCTGAAAATATTCTCGAAGCTTATCCCTGTTTTAAGGACATTGGACATGTAAGTCATTATTGA